The genomic region GCGCTGAGGTTCGGCCCGCGGCGTCGCAGATCACGCCGTTGTCGACGGCGACGCCGCTGCCCTCGAGCCAGTCGGTGGACGGACGCGAGCCGATGCCGATCACGACGACGTCGGCGTCGAGCTCGGTGCCATCCGACAGCTGCACCTTCTCGACGTGGCCGGTGCCGCTGACACCCGAGACACCGACTCCACAGCGCACGTCAACACCCTCGGCGCGGTGCAGCCTGGCCACCAGATCGCCGATCTGGGTACCGAGCACCGAGGCCAACGGGGCAGGCTGCGGCTCCACGATCGTCACCTCGGCGCCGAGCTTGCGCAGGCTTGCCGCCACCTCGCAGCCGATGAAACCGGCGCCGATGATCACGGCGCGCTTCACCGAGCCGGCGTGCTCACGCAGCGCGATGCTCTCGCCGAGAGTGCGCAGCACGCGGACGCCCTCGAGGTCGGGCAGCGACGGAATGCGCTTGGGCACCAGGCCTGTCGCGATGACGAGTTCCTCGTAGGCCACCGTCTCGCCGTTGGCCAGGGTCACGGTCTGCGCAGCGGTGTCCAGCGCGCTCGCCCCAGAGCCCAGCATCAGCGTGATGTTGTTCTCCTCGTAGAACTCTGCGGGTTTGAGCAGGACGTCATCGGTCTCCGCCCGCAGCACTTCCTTCGACAGTGGCGGCCGATCGTATGGCAGATGCTCCTCATCGCTGACGATGGTGATGGGTCCGCTGTACTCGGCACGACGCAGTTGCTCGGCGGTGCGCGACGCGGCAAGTCCACCACCGACGATGACGATGCCTCCACTAGTAGTCACGTGGGCTTTCTTACACGATGCACCGAGAATGCGGTAAGCCACCCCAACCCGGACAGGGCTTCAGGGACGGGTTCGCTCGATGATGTTGGACAGCACGACGATGCTCTC from Mycolicibacterium sp. YH-1 harbors:
- a CDS encoding NAD(P)/FAD-dependent oxidoreductase: MTTSGGIVIVGGGLAASRTAEQLRRAEYSGPITIVSDEEHLPYDRPPLSKEVLRAETDDVLLKPAEFYEENNITLMLGSGASALDTAAQTVTLANGETVAYEELVIATGLVPKRIPSLPDLEGVRVLRTLGESIALREHAGSVKRAVIIGAGFIGCEVAASLRKLGAEVTIVEPQPAPLASVLGTQIGDLVARLHRAEGVDVRCGVGVSGVSGTGHVEKVQLSDGTELDADVVVIGIGSRPSTDWLEGSGVAVDNGVICDAAGRTSAPKVWAIGDVASWQDASGHQVRVEHWSNVAEQARVIVPALLGAEATSSAVVVPYFWSDQYDVKIQCLGEPEADDIVHIVEDDGRKFLAFYERDGVVVGVVGGGMPGKVMKTRAKIANGAPIADVLPTPS